A genome region from Dickeya chrysanthemi NCPPB 402 includes the following:
- a CDS encoding methyl-accepting chemotaxis protein yields the protein MNTLNNMKLSTMLASSFAIVILIGFIVAGFGRIQLWQLSSNIHDLSDNRVPKLIMMETYQSNIMTVSNAARDLVLSSDPLQKQAEKQRIDEAVANSTALLQRYNTVTASSEAKALLKALEDARPAAITALKKVIELGLANRTEEARNVILNDFKPAQVKLMGAIDDIIIYQKNKTNELAAGSVELASDSGNIMFLLTMMALVLGSLIAWFITRQVKGKLGGEPAEAAYIAQQIAQGNLAINIALKENDTRSVLAAIEVMRQNLCHIVDQVRQSSYSIALGSNEIASGTSDLSQRTEEQAASLQQTAASMEQISNAVTHNVEIVKHVTDLANTATQTAQTGNEMFSQVITMMNDIRSSSQKIVDIIQFINSIAFQTNILALNAGVEAARAGEEGKGFAVVAHEVRSLAQHSASAAHDINTLITESVQKIAAGAELVTHAGGTMGNILEQTRQVAHLINEISLSTSEQQLGISQINTAVAQLDQVTHQNAALVQESATATDSLSSQATHLVDLIKVFIVEDMISRQRLDMVTQDQVVNMDSNQVIMH from the coding sequence ATGAACACTCTCAATAACATGAAATTGAGCACCATGCTCGCTTCCAGCTTCGCCATCGTCATACTGATTGGCTTTATCGTTGCGGGATTCGGCCGCATACAGCTCTGGCAGTTAAGCAGCAACATTCATGATTTATCAGACAACAGGGTGCCTAAACTGATCATGATGGAGACCTATCAAAGCAACATCATGACGGTATCCAACGCGGCGCGCGATTTAGTGTTGTCATCTGACCCGTTACAGAAGCAAGCGGAAAAACAGCGGATTGATGAGGCGGTTGCCAACAGCACAGCCCTGCTTCAGCGCTACAACACAGTGACGGCCTCATCCGAAGCGAAGGCGCTATTAAAAGCACTGGAAGATGCACGGCCAGCCGCCATCACCGCGCTGAAAAAAGTGATTGAGCTTGGCCTTGCTAACCGCACTGAAGAAGCCAGAAACGTCATTCTCAACGACTTTAAACCGGCACAGGTTAAGCTGATGGGGGCAATCGACGACATCATCATCTACCAAAAGAATAAAACCAATGAGTTAGCTGCCGGTTCGGTAGAACTGGCTAGCGATTCGGGCAACATCATGTTTTTGTTGACCATGATGGCGCTAGTATTAGGCAGCCTGATTGCCTGGTTCATTACCCGACAGGTAAAAGGTAAGCTCGGCGGCGAACCGGCTGAAGCGGCGTATATCGCACAGCAAATCGCGCAGGGCAATCTGGCCATCAACATCGCACTGAAAGAAAACGACACCCGCAGCGTGCTGGCCGCTATTGAGGTAATGCGCCAGAATTTATGCCACATCGTTGATCAGGTGCGCCAGAGCAGTTATTCCATCGCGCTGGGTTCGAATGAAATCGCTAGTGGCACCAGTGATTTGAGCCAACGCACCGAGGAGCAAGCCGCCAGCCTGCAACAAACGGCGGCGTCAATGGAGCAGATCAGCAATGCCGTTACTCACAATGTTGAGATAGTCAAACACGTCACCGACCTGGCCAATACCGCGACGCAAACCGCGCAAACCGGTAATGAGATGTTCAGCCAGGTCATCACGATGATGAACGATATCAGGAGCAGTTCGCAAAAAATTGTCGATATTATTCAATTCATTAACAGTATTGCTTTTCAAACCAACATTCTGGCGTTAAACGCCGGCGTGGAAGCGGCACGGGCAGGAGAAGAAGGGAAAGGCTTTGCGGTCGTCGCCCATGAAGTACGCTCACTGGCGCAGCACTCCGCCAGCGCCGCCCACGACATCAACACCCTGATTACCGAAAGTGTACAAAAAATTGCGGCAGGCGCGGAGCTCGTTACTCACGCCGGCGGCACGATGGGCAATATTCTGGAACAAACGCGTCAGGTTGCTCACTTAATTAATGAAATCAGCCTCTCGACCAGCGAACAGCAACTGGGTATTTCGCAAATCAATACGGCGGTCGCCCAGCTTGATCAGGTCACGCATCAAAACGCCGCACTGGTGCAGGAATCCGCCACCGCGACAGACAGCCTCAGCAGCCAGGCCACACATCTGGTTGATTTGATTAAAGTGTTTATCGTCGAAGACATGATTTCCCGCCAGCGACTCGATATGGTCACACAGGATCAGGTCGTCAATATGGACAGCAATCAGGTGATTATGCACTGA
- a CDS encoding methyl-accepting chemotaxis protein, whose translation MQILKNMKLGAMLGSGFILVILIGFIVAIFGRSQLIHVGNNLDYLSNIRLNNLIAMQDIKDNLNAAARIIRESAIQTDATHLAQGKHELEQLIDRNNTLLQLLDEKLKLKKSRELLAQVNQARPPYSAAVRKVMDLSLTGQQEQARALILGDLLTTQTTLFNAMDTMITEHKNDTVAMSQRFMDDARDSGTLLLIVTAISALLAVVVAWLITRRVKTLLGGEPAYASHIAQQVAQGDLSVDVALQTDDRNSLLAAMRTMRDSLSHIVNQVRQSSESIAAGSQQIAIGNADLSQRTEEQAASLQQTAASMEQISQTIRQNGETVREAAQLATTASQTAAKGSDVVSAVIHTMEEITNSSRKIGDIISVIDGIAFQTNILALNAAVEAARAGEQGRGFAVVAGEVRSLAQRSASAAREIKELITESMEKVESGSQRVGHAGVTMQEIVAQARHVADLIREIGVTTSEQESGIGQIHQAVSQLDQVTQQNAALVEQSADAADSLNAQASHLVQLMNVFILAGHAGQTQRTSHNNGALRLALASR comes from the coding sequence ATGCAGATACTAAAAAATATGAAGCTCGGCGCTATGCTCGGATCCGGTTTTATACTGGTGATTCTGATCGGTTTTATCGTCGCGATTTTCGGGCGCAGCCAGCTGATTCATGTGGGCAATAATCTGGATTACCTGTCCAATATTCGCCTGAATAACCTGATTGCCATGCAGGATATTAAAGACAATCTGAATGCGGCGGCTCGCATTATTCGGGAAAGCGCGATACAAACCGACGCGACCCACCTCGCTCAGGGAAAACACGAACTCGAACAGCTTATCGACCGCAACAATACGTTGCTCCAGTTGCTGGATGAAAAACTGAAGCTGAAAAAGTCACGTGAATTGCTGGCGCAGGTCAATCAGGCGCGCCCGCCCTATTCCGCTGCGGTGCGAAAAGTCATGGATTTGAGTCTCACCGGCCAGCAGGAACAAGCCCGTGCGTTGATTCTGGGCGATCTGCTGACGACGCAAACGACGCTGTTCAACGCGATGGACACCATGATCACCGAACACAAGAATGATACCGTTGCCATGTCCCAGCGTTTCATGGACGATGCCCGCGACTCCGGCACCCTGCTATTGATTGTCACCGCCATCAGCGCACTGCTGGCGGTGGTCGTCGCCTGGCTGATTACCCGCCGGGTCAAGACGTTGCTGGGCGGCGAGCCGGCCTATGCTTCACATATCGCCCAGCAGGTCGCGCAGGGTGATTTATCGGTGGATGTCGCGCTGCAAACCGATGATCGCAATAGCCTGCTGGCCGCGATGCGCACCATGCGCGACAGCCTCAGCCATATCGTCAATCAGGTCCGCCAAAGCAGCGAATCCATCGCCGCCGGGTCGCAGCAAATCGCTATCGGGAATGCCGATCTCAGCCAGCGCACGGAAGAGCAAGCCGCCAGTCTGCAACAAACCGCCGCGTCGATGGAGCAGATTAGCCAGACCATCCGCCAGAACGGTGAAACGGTGCGTGAAGCCGCCCAGCTCGCCACCACCGCCAGCCAGACCGCCGCTAAAGGCAGTGATGTGGTGAGCGCCGTTATCCACACCATGGAAGAGATTACCAACAGTTCGCGTAAAATCGGCGATATTATCAGCGTTATCGACGGCATCGCCTTTCAGACCAATATTCTGGCGCTGAATGCGGCGGTGGAAGCCGCTCGTGCCGGCGAACAGGGCCGTGGCTTCGCGGTGGTAGCCGGAGAAGTGCGTTCGCTGGCGCAGCGCTCCGCCTCTGCCGCCAGAGAAATCAAAGAACTGATCACCGAAAGTATGGAAAAAGTGGAAAGCGGCTCGCAGCGTGTCGGCCATGCCGGCGTCACCATGCAGGAGATTGTTGCTCAGGCTCGCCACGTCGCTGACCTAATCAGGGAAATAGGCGTCACCACCAGCGAACAGGAATCCGGCATCGGCCAGATCCATCAAGCCGTCAGCCAGCTCGATCAGGTCACCCAACAGAACGCCGCACTGGTAGAACAATCCGCCGACGCCGCCGACAGTCTGAACGCTCAGGCCAGTCATCTGGTGCAGTTGATGAATGTGTTCATCCTCGCCGGTCATGCTGGCCAGACTCAGCGCACATCGCATAACAACGGTGCCTTACGCCTGGCGTTGGCGTCACGCTAA
- a CDS encoding methyl-accepting chemotaxis protein, with protein MSILKNMKLATMLGAGFAIVLVISFFVSGYGQLQLRQQSSNINTLAHDQLEGLLLVQELKDNLNILAISVRNLTLFTAPDQVAQEKQLITKTIARNGDIIKRIGELANSPKEKTLFDGINQVRPASLAATQKAIAFSQENKLDEAKAVIMNEVKPAQENYFKAIGDMVSYQKSDTRRSADDAGQSANFAGVLMLVLTGLSTVLGIAIAWAITRRIKKLLGGEPAYASDIARQIAGGNLTINVELQAGDSSSLLAVMEDMRARLRGIVQQVHDSSSSISTGSREIAIGSNDLSRRTEEQAASVQETAASMEQISQTIRQNGDTVREAAQLATAASQTATKGNDVVHNVINTMDDISTSSRKIGDIITVIDGIAFQTNILALNAAVEAARAGEQGRGFAVVAGEVRSLAQRSASAAREIKELITTSMEKVESGSRLVAHAGETMSDIVTQAQHVADLISEIGVTTQEQESGISQINQAITQMDSITQQNAALVEESASAADSLSEQAEKLVELMGVFTIGHTSATPPPRRQSHPAPALKKPAAAPRAALASKANNNDWEQF; from the coding sequence ATGAGTATTCTGAAGAATATGAAACTTGCCACCATGCTTGGCGCCGGTTTCGCCATCGTACTGGTCATCAGCTTTTTTGTTTCTGGGTATGGTCAACTGCAATTACGGCAACAAAGCAGCAATATCAATACGTTGGCTCACGACCAACTGGAAGGATTATTGCTGGTGCAGGAGCTGAAAGATAACCTGAACATCCTTGCCATTTCGGTACGCAACCTGACGCTGTTTACCGCACCGGACCAGGTGGCACAGGAAAAACAACTGATTACCAAAACCATTGCGCGAAACGGCGACATTATTAAACGCATCGGTGAACTGGCAAATTCGCCAAAAGAAAAAACGTTATTTGATGGCATCAATCAAGTTCGGCCCGCTAGTCTGGCCGCCACACAAAAAGCGATTGCGTTCAGCCAGGAAAATAAGCTGGATGAAGCCAAAGCCGTGATCATGAATGAAGTGAAACCCGCGCAGGAAAATTACTTCAAAGCCATCGGTGATATGGTGAGTTACCAGAAAAGCGATACCCGCCGCTCGGCTGACGATGCCGGCCAGTCTGCCAATTTCGCCGGCGTCCTGATGCTGGTACTCACCGGCCTATCTACCGTACTGGGTATTGCGATCGCCTGGGCGATTACCCGCCGCATCAAAAAACTGCTGGGCGGTGAACCGGCATACGCTTCCGATATCGCGCGTCAAATTGCCGGTGGTAACCTGACTATCAATGTCGAGCTGCAAGCAGGCGATAGCTCCAGCCTGCTGGCTGTTATGGAGGATATGCGCGCCAGACTGCGCGGAATTGTGCAGCAGGTACATGATAGCAGTTCGTCTATTTCCACCGGCTCCCGCGAAATTGCTATCGGCAGCAACGACCTGAGCCGTCGCACCGAAGAACAGGCCGCCAGCGTGCAGGAAACCGCCGCCTCGATGGAGCAAATCAGCCAGACTATCCGCCAGAATGGCGACACGGTGCGCGAAGCGGCTCAGCTCGCCACCGCCGCCAGCCAGACGGCGACGAAAGGCAACGACGTGGTACACAATGTTATCAATACCATGGACGACATCAGCACCAGTTCCCGCAAGATTGGCGATATCATTACCGTGATTGACGGCATCGCCTTCCAGACCAATATTCTGGCGCTCAATGCCGCGGTGGAAGCCGCCCGCGCCGGCGAACAGGGCCGTGGTTTCGCCGTCGTCGCCGGTGAAGTGCGCTCACTGGCGCAACGTTCCGCGTCCGCGGCGCGCGAAATTAAAGAACTCATCACCACCAGCATGGAAAAAGTGGAAAGCGGCTCCAGACTGGTAGCGCATGCCGGTGAAACCATGTCCGATATCGTCACCCAGGCCCAGCATGTTGCCGATTTGATTAGCGAAATCGGCGTCACCACCCAGGAACAGGAATCGGGCATTTCGCAAATCAATCAGGCGATTACCCAAATGGACAGCATCACCCAGCAAAACGCCGCGCTGGTTGAAGAGTCTGCCAGTGCGGCTGATAGTCTGAGCGAGCAGGCCGAAAAACTGGTGGAACTGATGGGCGTATTCACCATTGGGCACACGTCGGCAACACCGCCGCCTCGTCGGCAGAGTCACCCGGCACCCGCCTTGAAAAAACCCGCCGCGGCACCCAGAGCTGCGCTGGCCAGCAAAGCCAATAACAACGACTGGGAACAATTCTGA
- a CDS encoding PLP-dependent aminotransferase family protein, which translates to MSTDGLLAQRMARLKSSAIRELLKHSKMDGVISLAGGIPSDALFDFQGLNEATQLAITEQPKSAFQYGLTEGSPLLRERIAELCALRGVLTQAQDIVVTAGSQQALDLVMRATTNPQDIFVVERPTYLAALQTLELAEAQVMSVSSDENGMVVDELATLLETTRIKGVYLVPNFGNPSGVTLSEARRRQLVALAARHDFLIVEDDPYGELRFTEERHATLYQLAKEAGHADRVIYTSSFSKVLAPGLRLGWAILPEWLLHNVAIIKQAADLHASSLSQTIVEYYLGTGRLPAQIDKIRQAYRRKGELLSELMASELGDVISFNQPKGGMFLWARFRQPFDTTAWLQKTLAQGVVFVPGEFFFADKPDQSTLRLSFATATEEQMHEAVARLRRAL; encoded by the coding sequence ATGTCAACGGATGGGTTACTGGCGCAGCGCATGGCGCGCCTGAAAAGCTCCGCGATTCGTGAATTGCTCAAGCACAGCAAAATGGACGGCGTGATTTCGTTGGCGGGCGGCATTCCTTCTGATGCGTTGTTTGATTTCCAGGGACTGAATGAAGCGACCCAACTGGCGATTACTGAGCAGCCGAAATCGGCGTTTCAGTATGGCCTGACCGAAGGCAGCCCGCTGCTGCGCGAGCGTATCGCCGAGTTGTGCGCGCTGCGTGGCGTGCTCACGCAGGCGCAGGACATCGTGGTGACGGCCGGTTCCCAGCAGGCGCTGGATCTGGTGATGCGCGCCACCACCAATCCGCAGGATATTTTTGTGGTGGAACGCCCGACCTATCTGGCGGCGCTGCAAACGCTGGAACTGGCGGAAGCGCAGGTGATGTCGGTGTCGTCTGACGAAAACGGCATGGTGGTGGACGAGTTGGCTACCCTGCTGGAAACCACGCGTATCAAGGGCGTCTATCTGGTGCCGAACTTCGGTAACCCGAGCGGCGTGACCCTGAGCGAGGCGCGTCGCCGTCAACTGGTGGCACTGGCCGCCCGCCACGATTTTCTGATCGTGGAAGACGACCCGTACGGCGAACTGCGTTTCACCGAAGAACGCCACGCCACCCTTTATCAACTGGCGAAAGAGGCCGGACACGCCGACCGTGTGATCTATACCTCATCGTTCTCTAAAGTTCTGGCGCCGGGGTTGCGTTTAGGCTGGGCGATTCTGCCTGAATGGTTGCTGCATAATGTGGCGATTATCAAACAGGCCGCCGACCTGCACGCCAGCTCGCTGTCGCAGACTATCGTCGAATACTACCTGGGAACCGGGCGTTTACCGGCACAGATTGACAAGATTCGTCAGGCTTACCGCCGGAAAGGCGAACTGTTGTCTGAACTCATGGCTAGTGAGCTGGGCGATGTGATTAGCTTCAATCAGCCGAAAGGCGGCATGTTCCTGTGGGCGCGTTTCCGGCAGCCGTTCGATACCACCGCCTGGCTGCAAAAAACGCTGGCGCAAGGCGTGGTGTTCGTGCCCGGCGAGTTCTTCTTCGCCGATAAGCCGGACCAGTCAACGTTGCGCCTGTCGTTCGCTACCGCGACTGAAGAGCAGATGCACGAGGCGGTCGCCCGCCTGCGTCGCGCGCTGTAA
- the livG gene encoding high-affinity branched-chain amino acid ABC transporter ATP-binding protein LivG — protein sequence MSTQPLLSVRGLMMRFGGLLAVNNVELDLHQGEIVSLIGPNGAGKTTVFNCLTGFYRPTGGTILLRSQHLEGLPGQQIARMGVVRTFQHVRLFREMTVIENLLVAQHQHLKSGVFAGLLKTPGFRRAEADARQRAAVWLDRVGLLDLANRQAGNLAYGQQRRLEIARCMVTRPELLMLDEPAAGLNPKETEELNELIIDLRGNHQVSVLLIEHDMKLVMGISDRIYVVNQGTPLANGTPAEIRNNPDVIRAYLGEG from the coding sequence ATGAGTACGCAGCCATTATTGTCGGTCCGGGGCCTGATGATGCGCTTCGGCGGCCTGCTGGCGGTCAACAACGTCGAGCTGGATTTGCACCAGGGCGAGATCGTGTCGCTGATCGGCCCCAACGGCGCGGGTAAAACCACGGTATTCAACTGTTTGACCGGTTTCTACCGCCCCACCGGCGGCACCATTTTGCTGCGCTCCCAGCATCTGGAAGGCTTGCCGGGACAGCAGATTGCCCGCATGGGCGTAGTGCGTACCTTCCAGCACGTGCGCCTGTTCCGTGAAATGACGGTGATTGAGAACCTGCTGGTGGCGCAACATCAGCACCTCAAGAGCGGTGTGTTCGCCGGTCTGTTAAAAACGCCGGGCTTTCGCCGCGCCGAAGCCGATGCCCGGCAGCGCGCCGCGGTTTGGCTGGATCGGGTGGGTTTGCTCGATCTGGCGAACCGTCAGGCGGGGAATCTGGCGTATGGTCAGCAGCGTCGGTTGGAGATCGCCCGCTGCATGGTGACCCGTCCGGAACTGCTGATGCTGGATGAACCGGCCGCCGGCCTGAACCCGAAAGAGACGGAAGAGCTTAACGAACTGATTATCGACCTGCGCGGCAATCACCAGGTTTCCGTGCTGTTGATCGAGCACGACATGAAGCTGGTGATGGGTATTTCGGACCGGATTTACGTGGTGAATCAGGGCACGCCGCTGGCGAACGGCACTCCGGCTGAAATTCGTAACAACCCGGATGTGATCCGTGCGTATCTGGGTGAAGGATAA
- the livF gene encoding high-affinity branched-chain amino acid ABC transporter ATP-binding protein LivF, with protein MLSLNQVSAHYGKIQALHQVSLHINQGEIVTLIGANGAGKTTLLGTLCGEPRASQGSIVFDGKDITDWQTARIMREAIAIVPEGRRVFSRMTVEENLAMGGFFASREQYQERIVRVYDLFPRLYERRAQRAGTMSGGEQQMLAIGRALMSQPRLLLLDEPSLGLAPIIILQIFDTIAQLREEGMTIFLVEQNANQALRLADRGYVLENGRVVLEDTGDALLANEAVRSAYLGG; from the coding sequence ATGTTGTCATTGAATCAGGTTTCTGCGCACTACGGCAAAATTCAGGCGCTGCATCAGGTCAGCCTGCATATCAATCAGGGCGAAATCGTGACGCTGATTGGCGCCAACGGTGCGGGTAAAACCACCCTGTTGGGCACACTGTGCGGCGAGCCGCGCGCCTCGCAAGGGTCTATCGTGTTCGACGGCAAAGACATTACCGACTGGCAGACGGCGCGCATCATGCGTGAAGCCATCGCCATCGTGCCGGAAGGCCGCCGGGTATTTTCCCGCATGACGGTGGAAGAGAACCTGGCGATGGGCGGGTTCTTCGCCAGCCGCGAACAGTATCAGGAACGCATTGTGCGCGTGTACGACTTGTTCCCGCGGTTGTATGAGCGCCGTGCCCAGCGCGCCGGCACGATGTCCGGCGGCGAACAGCAAATGCTGGCTATCGGCCGTGCGCTGATGAGCCAGCCGCGCTTGCTGTTGCTGGACGAACCCTCGCTGGGGCTGGCGCCGATCATCATTTTGCAGATTTTCGACACCATCGCGCAGTTGCGCGAAGAAGGCATGACCATCTTTCTGGTGGAGCAGAACGCCAATCAGGCGTTGCGTCTGGCGGATCGCGGCTACGTGCTGGAAAACGGCCGTGTGGTGCTGGAAGACACCGGTGATGCTTTGTTAGCTAACGAAGCCGTGCGTTCTGCCTACCTTGGCGGTTAA
- a CDS encoding high-affinity branched-chain amino acid ABC transporter permease LivM produces MKLHTLVNAVVSALVLLVLATFLMGMQLSLDGTRLVVHGAEKLRWMWIIAACALVFLFQLLRPALAQGAKKVSGPGFVLPGFDGSTPRQKLLALALVIVAVVWPFVVSRGTVDIATLTMIYIILGLGLNVVVGLSGLLVLGYGGFYAIGAYTYALLSHYYGLGFWQCLPLAGLTAALSGFLLGFPVLRLRGDYLAIVTLGFGEIVRILLLNNTGFTGGPNGISQIPKPTFFGLEFNRAPREGGWDTFHHFFGLNYDPSDRIIFLYMVALLLVMLTLFVINRLLRMPLGRAWEALREDEIACRSLGLSPTKIKLTAFTISAAFAGFAGTLFAARQGFVSPESFTFVESAFVLAIVVLGGMGSQFAVVLAAILLVVSRELMRDLNEYSMLLLGALMVLMMIWRPQGLLPMKRTQIKLQVEKKEEQA; encoded by the coding sequence ATGAAACTGCACACGCTGGTTAATGCCGTGGTCTCGGCGCTGGTACTGCTGGTGCTGGCCACATTCCTGATGGGGATGCAACTGAGTCTGGATGGGACCCGGCTGGTGGTGCACGGCGCGGAAAAACTACGCTGGATGTGGATTATCGCCGCCTGCGCGCTGGTATTCCTGTTTCAACTGCTGCGCCCGGCGCTGGCGCAAGGGGCAAAGAAAGTCTCCGGACCCGGTTTTGTGCTGCCGGGTTTTGACGGCAGTACGCCGCGACAGAAACTGCTGGCGCTGGCGTTGGTTATCGTCGCGGTGGTCTGGCCGTTCGTGGTGTCGCGCGGTACGGTGGATATCGCCACGCTGACCATGATTTACATCATTCTGGGCCTCGGCCTGAACGTGGTGGTGGGGTTGTCCGGTCTGCTGGTGCTGGGATACGGCGGCTTCTACGCTATCGGCGCTTACACCTACGCGCTGTTGAGCCACTACTATGGCCTTGGCTTCTGGCAGTGTCTGCCGCTGGCGGGCCTGACGGCGGCGCTGTCCGGTTTCCTGCTGGGTTTCCCGGTGTTGCGCTTGCGCGGCGACTATCTGGCGATCGTCACCCTCGGGTTTGGCGAAATCGTGCGTATTCTGCTGCTGAATAACACCGGTTTTACCGGTGGGCCGAACGGTATCAGCCAGATTCCAAAGCCGACGTTCTTCGGGCTGGAGTTTAACCGTGCCCCGCGCGAAGGCGGCTGGGATACCTTTCACCATTTCTTTGGCCTGAACTATGACCCGAGCGACCGCATCATTTTCCTGTACATGGTGGCGTTGTTGCTGGTGATGCTGACGCTGTTCGTCATCAACCGTTTGCTGCGTATGCCGCTGGGCCGAGCCTGGGAAGCGCTGCGTGAAGACGAAATCGCCTGCCGTTCGCTGGGCCTGAGCCCAACCAAAATCAAGCTGACCGCGTTTACCATCAGCGCCGCGTTCGCCGGTTTCGCCGGTACGCTATTCGCCGCCCGTCAGGGGTTCGTCAGCCCGGAATCCTTCACCTTTGTGGAGTCGGCTTTTGTGCTGGCGATTGTGGTGCTGGGCGGAATGGGCTCGCAGTTTGCGGTGGTTCTGGCGGCCATTCTGCTGGTGGTATCGCGTGAGTTGATGCGTGACCTGAACGAATACAGCATGTTGCTGCTGGGCGCCCTGATGGTACTGATGATGATTTGGCGTCCACAGGGGTTGCTGCCGATGAAGCGTACGCAGATCAAGTTGCAGGTTGAGAAGAAGGAAGAGCAGGCATGA
- a CDS encoding methyl-accepting chemotaxis protein: protein MNALKKMKLGTMLSAGFALVIVIGLLVATFGRTQLVGLGDDIDHLSATTLTNMMLIQEAKTGFDTNSRLVRNIALSNDTSRIASEKQQIDRQIARNTEVLKQLSERLDTPETRDQLNQLTLARPAYLQAFNKAVALGMSDQPEQRNQARELILNDMQTAQNGVFKALDNMLDFQKKVTMSVVSESMHNARADGTVMLALALAAAVLGALTAWLITRTVKGQLGGEPAYAAAVAQQISDGNLAFRVELRDGDTKSVLAAMNDMREKLGQIVTQVRQSSESIATGASEIAAGSTDLSQRTEEQAASLQQTAASMEQMSQTIRQNGDTVRTATTLAQSASSTAAKGGEAVGNIVRTMEDISASSYKIGDIISVIDGIAFQTNILALNAAVEAARAGEQGRGFAVVAGEVRNLAQRSASAAKEIKELITASVEKVEMGSAQVSEAGSTIDELVKQARHVADLIGEIGVTTHEQESGISQINDAVNQLDQVTQQNAALVEESASAADSLSDQAAKLVELMSVFTTQHTVNHQPPTLQRPGIAPKKSMPSRLALANDAGSSNWEQF from the coding sequence ATGAACGCGCTAAAAAAAATGAAGCTGGGCACCATGCTAAGTGCAGGATTCGCCCTGGTCATCGTGATCGGTTTGCTGGTAGCGACATTTGGTCGAACCCAACTGGTGGGGTTAGGTGACGACATCGATCATCTCTCTGCGACCACCCTCACCAACATGATGTTGATTCAGGAAGCCAAAACCGGCTTCGATACCAATTCCCGTCTGGTGCGCAATATCGCACTGAGTAACGATACCTCGCGCATCGCCAGTGAAAAGCAGCAGATCGACCGGCAGATCGCCCGTAATACCGAAGTGCTGAAACAACTCTCGGAACGGCTGGATACGCCGGAAACGCGCGATCAGCTCAATCAACTGACGCTGGCGCGCCCGGCTTATCTGCAAGCCTTCAATAAAGCGGTCGCGCTGGGGATGTCCGATCAGCCGGAACAGCGCAATCAGGCGCGTGAGCTGATTCTCAATGACATGCAAACCGCTCAAAACGGCGTGTTCAAAGCGCTGGACAACATGCTCGACTTTCAAAAGAAAGTCACCATGAGCGTGGTGTCGGAGTCGATGCATAATGCCCGCGCCGACGGCACGGTCATGCTGGCGCTGGCGCTGGCCGCGGCGGTACTCGGCGCGCTGACCGCCTGGCTTATCACCCGTACGGTCAAAGGACAACTGGGCGGCGAGCCGGCTTATGCCGCCGCAGTGGCGCAGCAAATTTCCGATGGTAATCTGGCCTTTCGGGTCGAACTGCGCGACGGCGATACGAAGAGCGTGCTGGCGGCCATGAACGACATGCGGGAAAAACTGGGGCAAATCGTCACCCAGGTGCGCCAGAGCAGCGAATCCATTGCGACCGGCGCCAGTGAAATCGCCGCCGGCAGTACCGACCTGAGCCAACGTACCGAAGAGCAGGCCGCCAGTCTGCAGCAAACCGCCGCCTCCATGGAGCAAATGAGCCAGACCATCCGCCAGAACGGCGATACCGTGCGTACCGCCACCACGCTGGCGCAATCAGCCAGTTCAACCGCCGCCAAAGGCGGCGAAGCCGTCGGCAACATCGTCCGAACCATGGAAGATATCTCCGCCAGTTCGTACAAAATTGGCGACATTATCAGCGTTATCGACGGCATCGCCTTCCAGACCAACATCCTGGCGCTCAACGCCGCGGTGGAAGCGGCCCGCGCCGGCGAACAGGGCCGCGGCTTTGCCGTTGTAGCGGGTGAAGTGCGGAATCTGGCGCAACGCTCCGCCTCCGCCGCCAAAGAAATCAAAGAATTGATTACTGCCAGCGTCGAAAAAGTGGAAATGGGATCAGCGCAGGTGAGCGAAGCCGGTTCCACTATCGACGAACTGGTGAAGCAGGCGCGCCACGTGGCGGATTTGATCGGCGAAATAGGCGTGACCACCCATGAGCAGGAATCCGGTATTTCGCAGATTAATGATGCGGTAAACCAGCTTGATCAGGTCACGCAGCAGAACGCCGCGCTGGTGGAAGAGTCGGCCAGCGCCGCCGACAGCCTGAGCGATCAGGCGGCAAAACTGGTGGAGCTCATGAGCGTCTTCACGACCCAGCATACGGTTAATCACCAACCGCCTACCCTGCAAAGACCGGGGATCGCACCGAAAAAATCGATGCCGTCCAGGCTGGCGTTGGCGAACGACGCCGGCAGCAGTAACTGGGAACAGTTCTAA